One window of the Candidatus Zixiibacteriota bacterium genome contains the following:
- a CDS encoding conserved hypothetical protein (Evidence 4 : Unknown function but conserved in other organisms): MNGFCHIEIPCTDLKRISKFYNSVFSWESKEYPEMQYIVFKAPEGVSGGFSKDLKAAPKGTGPLMHIMVNDIEAYFKKIEASGGKTVRPKTAIPGIGHYGVFSDTEGNEIAMFTPQM, encoded by the coding sequence ATGAACGGCTTCTGTCACATCGAAATCCCCTGCACCGATCTGAAACGGATAAGCAAATTCTACAACTCCGTCTTTTCCTGGGAATCGAAGGAATACCCGGAAATGCAGTATATCGTCTTTAAGGCCCCCGAGGGGGTCAGTGGCGGCTTCTCCAAGGACCTGAAAGCGGCGCCGAAAGGAACCGGCCCGCTGATGCATATCATGGTAAATGATATCGAAGCGTACTTCAAGAAGATCGAAGCCAGCGGCGGGAAAACGGTTCGGCCAAAGACCGCCATCCCCGGAATCGGGCATTACGGCGTTTTCAGCGACACCGAGGGGAACGAAATCGCGATGTTCACTCCGCAGATGTAG
- a CDS encoding conserved hypothetical protein (Evidence 4 : Unknown function but conserved in other organisms), with protein sequence MSFFKGTTGGSDVPEPAIPEEENAVLEKVALKVIQWRMAIPAILALESVKPLNYIGSQMMVFFEPIVQGVFNFKEYETFRVAMERRENIENLLQKIEKYDALMYQWEKDLRKFMRQEKKKWKWYQRYLGIAKPPVVYPENLRTPPFDFSKKKK encoded by the coding sequence ATGTCGTTTTTCAAAGGCACCACCGGCGGTTCCGATGTCCCCGAGCCGGCCATCCCCGAAGAAGAAAATGCGGTTCTGGAGAAGGTCGCCCTTAAAGTGATTCAATGGCGGATGGCGATCCCGGCGATTCTGGCGCTCGAATCGGTCAAGCCGCTCAATTATATCGGCTCCCAGATGATGGTTTTCTTTGAGCCGATCGTACAGGGAGTATTCAACTTCAAGGAGTACGAAACGTTCCGGGTGGCGATGGAACGGCGGGAGAATATCGAGAATCTCCTGCAAAAAATCGAGAAGTATGACGCCCTGATGTATCAATGGGAAAAAGATTTGCGCAAGTTTATGCGGCAGGAGAAGAAAAAATGGAAATGGTACCAGAGATATCTGGGGATCGCCAAGCCGCCAGTCGTGTACCCCGAAAACCTCCGCACCCCGCCGTTTGATTTTTCCAAGAAGAAGAAATAA
- a CDS encoding conserved hypothetical protein (Evidence 4 : Unknown function but conserved in other organisms) encodes MPEQKPDQLSFNLPVEQKRPKTGEKKNDEAAYDGPVMEWVCHPAKKNLARTVAVSLFIAVLVVMVYYMTYSVWFAVLGFAILIGSLAAFYFPTRYRLTENEITVKSTIQTQKRKWTQYRSCYPDKNGVLLSPFLRPSRLENFRGLYIRFWNNRDEVIAFVKKQIDKVRADEGVDK; translated from the coding sequence ATGCCGGAACAGAAACCGGATCAATTATCATTCAATCTCCCGGTTGAGCAGAAGAGGCCAAAGACGGGGGAGAAGAAAAATGATGAGGCCGCGTATGACGGCCCGGTCATGGAGTGGGTCTGTCATCCGGCCAAAAAGAATCTTGCCCGCACCGTGGCCGTATCATTGTTTATCGCGGTGCTGGTTGTCATGGTCTATTATATGACCTATTCGGTCTGGTTCGCCGTCCTCGGTTTTGCCATTCTGATCGGCTCTCTGGCCGCTTTTTATTTCCCGACCCGGTACCGGTTAACCGAAAATGAGATAACCGTCAAAAGCACCATCCAGACCCAGAAAAGAAAATGGACTCAGTACCGTTCCTGTTACCCCGATAAAAACGGGGTCCTTCTTTCCCCCTTCTTGAGACCGTCGCGGCTGGAGAATTTCCGCGGCCTTTATATTCGTTTCTGGAATAACCGCGACGAGGTCATCGCTTTTGTGAAAAAGCAGATCGATAAGGTTCGCGCCGATGAGGGAGTGGATAAATAG
- a CDS encoding conserved hypothetical protein (Evidence 4 : Unknown function but conserved in other organisms), which yields MTEDKKFALKMIIDGKERDVSFEELALSNNLAQEALVRLLIDKKVFEPKELIEKMELVKKERYRTPEQEKK from the coding sequence ATGACCGAAGATAAAAAATTCGCATTGAAAATGATTATTGACGGCAAGGAGCGGGATGTTTCTTTCGAGGAGCTGGCCCTTTCCAACAATCTGGCGCAGGAAGCGCTGGTGCGCCTTCTGATCGACAAGAAAGTCTTCGAGCCAAAAGAACTGATCGAGAAAATGGAACTGGTCAAGAAAGAACGGTACCGTACTCCCGAGCAGGAAAAGAAGTAA
- a CDS encoding conserved hypothetical protein (Evidence 4 : Unknown function but conserved in other organisms) — protein MMPLESKERKLFEIIGRYKNALVAFSGGLDSAIVLWASVKALGHDNVWAVTSNSASLPEDEEREARLLAGEIGLPAEKHIIITTDEINDPNYRQNPIDRCYFCKKELFDKLKELSSQLGAEVVFDGANLSDLGDYRPGRKAAEEFQVVSPLLEAELTKDDLRGLARKYKLSFSEKPAAACLASRIPHGTEVTKERLRQIDTAESALRKLGFTGFRVRYHNDVARLEFRPEDIIRVLENGVKDKIVAEMKKAGFRYVALDLEGYRQGSLNQNLKSGEKR, from the coding sequence ATGATGCCGCTCGAATCAAAAGAAAGAAAACTATTCGAAATTATCGGCCGGTACAAAAATGCCCTCGTGGCTTTTTCCGGCGGGCTCGATTCCGCTATCGTTCTCTGGGCCTCCGTGAAAGCGCTCGGCCATGATAATGTCTGGGCGGTGACATCGAATTCCGCCTCGCTTCCCGAAGACGAAGAAAGAGAGGCGCGCTTACTGGCAGGCGAAATCGGACTTCCGGCCGAGAAGCATATCATCATCACGACCGATGAAATTAATGATCCTAATTACCGACAGAATCCGATCGATCGCTGCTATTTCTGCAAGAAAGAATTATTTGATAAATTGAAAGAGCTCTCCTCGCAACTGGGGGCCGAGGTCGTTTTCGACGGAGCCAATCTTTCCGATCTCGGTGATTATCGCCCGGGGCGGAAGGCCGCGGAGGAATTTCAAGTCGTATCGCCTCTTCTCGAAGCGGAATTGACCAAAGACGACCTTCGCGGATTGGCTCGTAAATATAAACTTTCTTTTTCGGAAAAGCCGGCCGCCGCCTGTCTGGCCTCGCGGATACCGCACGGGACCGAGGTTACCAAGGAACGATTGCGCCAAATAGACACCGCCGAATCGGCTCTGCGAAAACTCGGTTTCACCGGGTTTCGGGTCCGGTATCATAACGATGTCGCCCGGCTGGAATTCCGGCCCGAAGATATTATCCGGGTGCTTGAAAATGGCGTCAAGGATAAGATTGTCGCGGAAATGAAAAAGGCCGGATTCAGATATGTGGCGCTCGACCTCGAAGGGTACCGTCAGGGAAGTCTCAATCAAAATCTCAAATCAGGAGAAAAGCGATGA
- a CDS encoding exported hypothetical protein (Evidence 5 : Unknown function): protein MATHRRKISLLLSLIAIIILSPQPRAAEHQAFNQGHRLLLNKKYSEAYRYFKDLYDSGTDSAAAPLFLYYGGKAAYYAGNLEQSAGQFNLLIARYQESPYLPYAFYFLGNVRYRQAFESAAIQAYLSAYSLSDDSRLDSLLLKSLETAISNAPVGIYEKVNLTSIPERKKCDLELALARGLKTAKNYQAVLSLLASCTSPEAARLKASVEQSLRQTAEIGIVLPLSGELQKFGESILDGAMLRAGQYTRETGKNLTPIVYDTRGESVEAARIVRRLAARGVNAVIGPLTSEETAVTSAALSCSDMPLIIPAAGQGGLTDLSLTSFQLQPTLDRQGIKMAEFAFQRLKIDTVAVITPTLPENLRMAEAFIDRFKALGGTILGVEYFRLRETDFGGIINDLKNLSFGGKLSDSAVYVNENGDTLESKEMPARIDAIYIPAEAPQLHQLLPQINFYNVRATYLGGDGWADSTIYFMGRDIIKTCYFTTAMIANENNTTFRKFNSAFFDRYGQSAGHLEALGYDAMSLICDGLETGAFSRSALVHYLININGFHGAAGDVLFGDDRENTIMPIYTIENGKPKRADQ, encoded by the coding sequence GTGGCGACGCATAGGCGAAAAATATCGCTCCTGTTGAGCCTGATTGCGATCATCATTCTGTCACCACAGCCTCGTGCCGCGGAGCATCAGGCTTTCAATCAGGGTCACCGGCTTCTTTTAAACAAGAAGTATTCGGAGGCGTACCGGTATTTCAAGGATCTGTATGACTCCGGGACCGATTCCGCCGCGGCGCCCCTGTTTCTCTATTACGGCGGCAAGGCCGCTTATTACGCCGGCAATCTGGAGCAGAGCGCCGGTCAATTCAATCTTCTCATCGCCCGGTATCAGGAGTCCCCGTACTTACCGTATGCATTCTATTTTCTCGGCAATGTCCGTTATCGCCAGGCTTTCGAATCGGCGGCGATTCAAGCGTACCTCTCGGCCTATTCTCTCTCCGATGATTCCCGCCTTGATTCGCTCCTTCTCAAATCGCTGGAGACGGCGATTTCCAATGCGCCGGTCGGAATTTATGAAAAAGTCAATCTGACTTCGATTCCGGAACGAAAAAAATGCGATCTGGAACTGGCGCTGGCGCGGGGCCTCAAAACCGCCAAAAACTATCAGGCCGTCCTTTCGCTTCTGGCATCGTGCACCTCGCCCGAGGCGGCCCGATTGAAAGCATCCGTGGAGCAGTCGCTCCGCCAGACCGCTGAAATCGGAATTGTCCTGCCGCTTTCGGGGGAACTCCAAAAATTCGGGGAATCGATCCTCGACGGCGCCATGCTGCGGGCAGGACAATATACCCGCGAAACGGGGAAAAATCTCACCCCGATCGTTTATGACACGCGGGGCGAATCGGTGGAAGCGGCCCGTATCGTCCGCCGTCTGGCCGCCCGGGGCGTGAATGCTGTCATCGGTCCGTTGACCAGCGAAGAAACCGCAGTTACTTCGGCGGCCCTGTCATGCAGTGATATGCCCCTAATTATTCCCGCGGCCGGGCAGGGGGGGCTGACCGATTTGTCGCTTACCTCCTTCCAACTCCAACCGACCCTCGACCGGCAGGGAATCAAAATGGCCGAATTTGCCTTCCAGCGCCTTAAAATCGATACGGTCGCCGTTATTACACCAACCCTTCCGGAAAATTTGCGGATGGCCGAGGCTTTCATCGATCGTTTCAAGGCCCTCGGCGGGACAATCCTGGGCGTCGAATATTTCCGCCTGCGCGAAACCGACTTCGGGGGGATCATAAATGATTTAAAAAACCTCTCTTTCGGCGGCAAACTTTCCGACTCGGCCGTCTATGTGAATGAGAACGGGGATACCCTGGAATCGAAAGAGATGCCGGCCCGGATCGATGCCATCTATATTCCGGCCGAGGCGCCGCAACTTCATCAACTTCTGCCGCAGATAAATTTCTATAATGTCCGAGCCACCTACCTCGGGGGCGACGGCTGGGCCGACAGCACCATCTATTTCATGGGACGGGATATTATCAAGACCTGCTATTTCACCACGGCTATGATCGCCAATGAAAACAACACCACTTTCCGCAAATTCAATTCCGCGTTCTTCGACCGGTACGGTCAGAGTGCGGGGCACCTGGAAGCGCTGGGGTACGACGCCATGTCGCTCATCTGCGACGGCCTCGAAACCGGGGCCTTTTCCCGGAGCGCCCTGGTACATTACCTGATAAACATTAACGGCTTTCATGGCGCCGCCGGCGACGTATTATTTGGCGACGATCGGGAAAATACGATTATGCCGATTTACACGATCGAGAACGGAAAACCGAAGCGGGCCGACCAATGA
- a CDS encoding conserved hypothetical protein (Evidence 4 : Unknown function but conserved in other organisms) translates to MSMLEVKVDGLALDMTTNSPVVILAPINLNKVLPIWIGHSEAWAIAMELSGIGSKRPMTHDLLKAVIVALSAQLEKVEITELKEQTFYARLLLNVSGSVFAIDARPSDSIALALKWGAPIFAEEALFNLHEGEQKIDLSNDPESLADRLKKINPEDFGKYSL, encoded by the coding sequence ATGAGCATGCTGGAAGTGAAAGTTGACGGATTGGCGCTCGACATGACCACCAACTCCCCGGTGGTCATTCTGGCTCCGATCAATCTCAACAAAGTTCTTCCCATCTGGATCGGCCATTCGGAGGCCTGGGCGATCGCCATGGAACTTTCCGGGATCGGTTCCAAACGGCCGATGACCCATGACCTGCTCAAGGCCGTCATCGTGGCCCTGTCGGCGCAACTGGAAAAAGTGGAAATCACGGAATTGAAGGAGCAAACCTTCTACGCCCGGCTTCTCCTCAATGTTTCCGGGTCGGTTTTCGCCATCGATGCCCGTCCTTCCGATTCCATCGCGCTGGCGCTGAAATGGGGCGCCCCGATATTTGCCGAGGAGGCCCTCTTCAACCTTCATGAAGGGGAGCAGAAGATCGATTTGAGCAATGATCCGGAATCACTGGCCGACCGGTTGAAAAAAATAAATCCCGAGGATTTTGGGAAGTATTCATTATAG
- the rplI gene encoding 50S ribosomal protein L9, whose protein sequence is MKVILRQDVVDLGKAGQTIEVKGGYGRNFLIPRNLAIPATKANLRAIGEIEKQNQVQERKRRRTAEQLKDKLEKLSLTIEVLVGEEDKIFGSVTSQNVSEHLATQGMEIDKRNILLEEPIKSLGVYTIPIKVDKDVIANVKTWVIRKA, encoded by the coding sequence ATGAAAGTGATTCTTCGTCAGGATGTTGTCGATCTCGGCAAGGCGGGACAGACCATCGAAGTCAAGGGAGGTTACGGACGTAACTTCCTGATTCCCCGCAACCTCGCCATTCCGGCCACCAAAGCCAACCTGCGGGCGATCGGCGAAATCGAAAAGCAGAATCAGGTTCAGGAGCGGAAACGCCGTCGGACCGCCGAACAACTCAAAGACAAACTGGAGAAATTATCCCTGACCATCGAGGTTCTGGTGGGCGAAGAGGATAAGATTTTCGGGTCGGTCACCTCGCAGAACGTAAGCGAGCATCTGGCGACTCAGGGAATGGAAATCGACAAGCGCAACATCCTTCTCGAAGAGCCGATCAAATCGCTCGGCGTTTACACCATTCCGATCAAGGTCGACAAGGACGTTATCGCCAACGTGAAAACCTGGGTGATCAGGAAGGCGTAA
- a CDS encoding membrane hypothetical protein (Evidence 5 : Unknown function), whose protein sequence is MTEWRRIEPYFNIFGLFVILVFPIAVTIPVLGYFIETAALAYVILFALQRRQLFLTVGSIGSVIVASLLFGPSPMLLGLWALVIIPGTIFGKLVLYGISPGRTFVAAMIISGIISLFIFASERKLLMDSMDEMQKWVQATLMSDSGSVDEKADMTSWATNLISIIKRLMPALMALSAAAQLFVAAVAVIFLLRGIGQFAPSFGNFLFWKMSFNFIYPAGLFIVMRLAGNDLMKIVADNFLVFMGVIYAVFGFSVIEYFLRRIKASLFLKIIFYAGFVFLQLPGLVFAAALGVFDSYFDFRRVKAKMIG, encoded by the coding sequence ATGACGGAATGGCGCCGGATCGAACCGTACTTCAATATTTTCGGTCTCTTTGTCATTCTCGTCTTTCCCATCGCCGTGACTATCCCGGTCCTGGGATATTTTATCGAAACGGCGGCCCTGGCCTATGTGATACTTTTCGCCCTGCAAAGGAGGCAATTATTCTTGACGGTCGGCTCCATAGGTTCGGTGATCGTAGCATCACTCTTATTCGGCCCCAGTCCGATGTTACTCGGATTATGGGCCCTGGTGATCATTCCGGGGACCATCTTCGGAAAACTGGTGCTGTACGGAATTTCACCCGGACGGACCTTTGTAGCGGCCATGATAATATCGGGAATAATTTCCCTCTTTATCTTCGCAAGCGAAAGAAAATTGCTGATGGACTCGATGGACGAAATGCAGAAATGGGTGCAGGCGACCCTTATGAGCGATTCCGGGTCGGTGGATGAGAAAGCCGATATGACTTCATGGGCGACCAATTTGATATCTATCATCAAGCGGCTGATGCCGGCGTTGATGGCCCTTTCGGCGGCGGCGCAATTGTTCGTGGCCGCGGTGGCCGTCATATTTCTTTTGCGCGGTATCGGACAGTTTGCCCCGTCATTCGGGAATTTTCTTTTTTGGAAGATGTCCTTCAATTTCATTTACCCGGCCGGTTTGTTCATCGTGATGCGCCTGGCCGGAAACGATTTGATGAAAATAGTCGCCGATAATTTTTTGGTTTTTATGGGCGTCATTTACGCCGTTTTCGGCTTTTCGGTTATCGAGTATTTTTTGAGGCGGATAAAGGCCTCGCTCTTTTTGAAAATAATTTTTTACGCCGGCTTTGTTTTTCTGCAATTGCCGGGATTGGTTTTCGCCGCCGCTCTGGGAGTGTTCGATAGTTATTTCGATTTCCGGCGCGTGAAGGCCAAAATGATTGGTTAG
- the rpsR gene encoding 30S ribosomal subunit protein S18 (Evidence 2a : Function from experimental evidences in other organisms; PubMedId : 10094780, 12244297, 12809609, 14528314, 3528756, 7556101, 776663; Product type s : structure) — protein sequence MRQNLSQEYDRRRRRVCRFCEDKINHISFHDERLLRRFVNERGKIVPRRISGNCALHQRMLTAAIKRARHIAIMPFTSEIYR from the coding sequence ATGAGACAGAATTTATCGCAGGAATATGACAGAAGGAGACGGCGGGTTTGCCGTTTTTGCGAAGACAAGATCAACCATATAAGTTTTCACGACGAGCGTCTCTTGCGCCGTTTTGTCAACGAACGCGGCAAAATCGTACCGCGGCGGATTTCGGGCAATTGCGCCCTGCATCAGCGGATGCTGACCGCCGCCATCAAGCGGGCCAGGCATATTGCCATTATGCCGTTTACCAGCGAGATTTACCGGTAG
- a CDS encoding Single-stranded DNA-binding protein (modular protein), with protein sequence MGQARLPYLNKVMMVGNIIRDPELRYTTSNIPVANFRIAANRRYRDGNGVMKDDVCYIGVVAWQSLAEQCVEYLKKGCTVLIEGELKSRSRNENDGTRRSFVEIRAQQIQILNHRDENVTLAEKEGAADPVLAADHEHAISESAPLTSAVVEADAPANNYDYEENSL encoded by the coding sequence ATGGGACAAGCGAGACTTCCATACTTGAATAAGGTAATGATGGTCGGCAATATCATACGGGATCCGGAACTGCGCTATACCACCTCCAATATCCCGGTCGCTAATTTTCGTATCGCCGCCAACCGGCGGTATCGCGACGGCAACGGCGTCATGAAAGATGACGTCTGTTATATCGGTGTGGTGGCCTGGCAGAGTCTGGCGGAACAGTGTGTCGAGTATCTTAAGAAGGGCTGTACGGTCCTGATAGAGGGAGAACTGAAAAGCCGGAGCCGGAATGAAAATGACGGGACCCGGCGCAGTTTTGTGGAAATCCGCGCTCAGCAGATTCAGATTTTGAACCATCGTGACGAAAATGTCACCCTGGCGGAAAAAGAGGGAGCGGCCGATCCGGTCCTGGCGGCCGATCATGAACATGCTATTTCGGAATCGGCACCGCTGACATCGGCGGTTGTCGAGGCGGACGCTCCCGCCAACAATTATGATTATGAGGAGAATTCACTCTAA
- the rpsF gene encoding 30S ribosomal protein S6 — translation MRLYETTFILSPQADEATFDRQIKAVSDVIHRYDGKVVRESRWGIRRLAYPIKRFTQGFYTRLIFEANPQVLKELERFYKIEEPYIRYMTVLFEGSLEDRYGTVEEVAAPAASAPETAPVEAAGTETEKKETGNEAKNDEEDI, via the coding sequence ATGCGTCTTTATGAGACCACGTTTATTTTGAGTCCCCAGGCCGACGAGGCCACCTTTGATCGCCAGATCAAGGCTGTTTCCGATGTCATTCACAGGTATGACGGCAAGGTTGTCCGGGAGAGCCGCTGGGGTATCCGCCGACTGGCCTACCCGATCAAGCGGTTCACTCAGGGCTTTTATACCCGGCTCATTTTTGAAGCCAATCCCCAGGTCCTGAAAGAACTGGAGCGGTTCTACAAGATTGAGGAGCCGTATATTCGTTATATGACAGTTCTTTTCGAGGGCAGTCTGGAAGATCGTTACGGTACCGTTGAAGAAGTTGCGGCGCCGGCGGCATCCGCGCCGGAGACGGCCCCGGTCGAGGCGGCCGGTACCGAGACCGAAAAAAAAGAAACCGGTAACGAAGCCAAGAACGACGAAGAAGATATCTAA
- the pth gene encoding Peptidyl-tRNA hydrolase — MFDQLVFNYMSNITTIIGLGNIGRKYAGTRHNLGFELLNKMAESWGVKAAPTEGDFYVAEKDLDSKVIRLIWPTTYMNNSGLAAAQVVERYQLSPNELLVVYDDFVLPLGRLRIRSGGSDGGHNGISSIIYHLNTESVARLRLGVGPVSEGLDPVVFVLSPFAEKELPEKNKMLEKGVEAVLYLLKHNIAEAMSIYNPAPEEA; from the coding sequence TTGTTTGACCAACTTGTTTTTAATTATATGAGCAACATTACCACCATCATCGGTCTTGGCAATATCGGCCGGAAATACGCCGGCACAAGGCACAATCTCGGATTTGAACTTCTGAATAAAATGGCCGAAAGTTGGGGTGTCAAAGCCGCCCCGACCGAGGGGGATTTCTATGTTGCCGAAAAAGACCTCGACAGCAAAGTGATTCGGCTCATCTGGCCGACGACTTATATGAATAATTCGGGTTTGGCGGCGGCGCAGGTAGTTGAGCGTTATCAATTATCTCCCAACGAGTTACTGGTTGTGTACGACGATTTTGTCCTGCCTCTGGGGCGCCTCCGAATTAGGTCCGGCGGCTCCGATGGCGGACATAACGGGATCTCGTCGATTATTTACCATCTCAACACTGAGTCGGTCGCCCGCCTGCGGCTGGGGGTTGGGCCGGTTTCCGAAGGCCTCGACCCGGTTGTTTTTGTCCTCAGCCCCTTCGCGGAAAAAGAGTTGCCGGAGAAGAATAAAATGCTTGAAAAAGGGGTCGAGGCAGTATTATATTTGCTGAAACATAACATCGCCGAGGCGATGTCAATATATAACCCTGCTCCGGAAGAAGCATAA
- a CDS encoding conserved hypothetical protein (Evidence 4 : Unknown function but conserved in other organisms) — protein sequence MSDLDGSANLIIKKRHLPHWFKEGSIYFITCRVFAGSLSGVEQKLVFEYIKKGDGKYCALLALIIMPDHFHILIQPGESYSLSRIMKGIKGVTARQINISRGNSGAVWQHESYDRIIRDEDELIEKLNYMLLNSQRKGLVADPWEYEGWFLNNIYGNGKNSPNLERHKLDL from the coding sequence ATGAGTGATTTGGACGGCAGTGCAAATTTGATAATAAAGAAAAGGCATTTGCCTCATTGGTTCAAAGAAGGCTCAATTTATTTTATTACCTGTCGGGTTTTCGCCGGCTCCCTATCAGGTGTCGAGCAGAAATTGGTATTTGAATACATCAAAAAAGGGGACGGCAAATATTGTGCACTCTTGGCTTTAATTATAATGCCGGATCATTTCCATATATTAATACAGCCGGGGGAATCGTATTCACTGTCAAGAATTATGAAAGGAATCAAGGGGGTGACAGCCCGACAAATCAATATATCAAGAGGAAATTCCGGCGCCGTTTGGCAACATGAATCATATGACAGAATTATCAGGGATGAAGATGAATTGATTGAGAAGTTGAATTATATGCTTTTAAATTCGCAAAGGAAAGGATTGGTCGCGGATCCGTGGGAATATGAAGGCTGGTTTTTAAATAATATTTACGGAAATGGCAAAAATTCCCCGAATTTGGAACGGCACAAATTAGATTTATAG
- a CDS encoding exported hypothetical protein (Evidence 5 : Unknown function): MRTKCIFALMIFLFVTFSALHAQPILSTEYQFAYFDSAGRCHIILGEKELQKLESGLLHHLFETGGNFCDSLRRDESGYVKVAYDMGIYPGDQFVVQKPTPRGDGGYINVKVTGIYYHPLYDYGRIIPPRVEIWAEPLGDVAGLDGYLIAKLYGHQSPPKKLETEIIPDNILKRIADAAVQWLGGLSAANKHMIDSLDDMRRDSLIENILSVQPFHSKSGSRRIDEYYLTIFHAPHDFRDTTTCLIFDDKGENLGGPILKSPTIPICLAGITDLHGDGNNQVAVACGEDRGGVGGMILCGRRTEDNHWILEEENRIYTVWEGSGGSETFPCPK; encoded by the coding sequence ATGCGTACCAAATGCATTTTCGCATTGATGATATTCTTGTTTGTCACATTTTCCGCACTGCATGCCCAACCGATATTATCCACCGAATATCAATTCGCCTATTTTGACAGCGCCGGGAGATGCCATATCATCCTGGGCGAAAAAGAATTGCAGAAATTGGAAAGCGGTCTATTGCATCACCTCTTCGAAACGGGCGGAAATTTCTGCGATTCATTGCGGAGGGATGAAAGTGGTTATGTAAAAGTCGCCTATGATATGGGCATTTATCCCGGAGATCAATTCGTGGTTCAGAAACCGACTCCCCGGGGCGACGGCGGTTATATTAATGTCAAAGTAACCGGCATCTATTATCATCCTCTGTATGATTATGGGCGAATTATTCCTCCGCGGGTCGAAATATGGGCCGAACCGCTGGGCGATGTCGCCGGGCTGGATGGATATTTAATCGCGAAACTATATGGGCATCAGTCACCGCCGAAAAAACTGGAGACCGAAATAATTCCCGACAATATTCTAAAGCGAATCGCCGATGCGGCCGTTCAATGGCTCGGGGGGCTGAGCGCCGCGAATAAACATATGATCGATTCTCTGGACGATATGAGGCGCGATTCCCTGATAGAGAATATCCTTTCGGTTCAACCGTTCCATTCAAAATCAGGTTCGAGGCGAATTGATGAGTATTATCTGACGATTTTTCATGCCCCTCACGACTTCCGCGATACCACGACCTGTCTCATTTTTGATGACAAGGGGGAAAATTTGGGTGGGCCGATTTTAAAAAGCCCCACAATACCGATTTGCCTCGCGGGTATAACCGATCTTCATGGTGACGGCAACAATCAGGTTGCTGTCGCCTGCGGTGAGGACCGCGGAGGAGTCGGCGGGATGATATTATGTGGAAGGCGTACCGAAGATAATCACTGGATATTGGAGGAAGAAAATAGAATATATACTGTCTGGGAAGGCTCCGGAGGGAGTGAAACCTTTCCATGCCCAAAATAG